From the Palaemon carinicauda isolate YSFRI2023 unplaced genomic scaffold, ASM3689809v2 scaffold2468, whole genome shotgun sequence genome, one window contains:
- the LOC137636185 gene encoding uncharacterized protein: protein MVASLRDTVPCCIKFELILALFQESAETPFYVSKKYKTISRKTEGNQRSREPMDMKWWKNFLLILPLVVGITCEIDIKSGALIQNHGKGELLTDFAVVKINVNSILEREEHLNQLDKELRKCILTHSDSAFVEVLRNLQGKIEDIVRPQRNKRSLLPFVGSAFSALFGVATENDVRGLTDRVELIEKWANQKGNLISTLIENNNKNVENIKKMVEFINQVNVNVSNKIDDVEQVFKLIHEVEIEIGDHKESVNGLINAQKGILSPAIISPKTLKEIIDWCMVHSHSKPLLEDIFWYYTMSTVKVTKG from the exons atggtggcatcgttaagggatactgtgccgtgttgtattaagtttgaactaatactggctttgtttcaggaaagtgctgaaacccccttttatgtgtcgaagaaatacaaaacaatctcaagaaaaacagagggaaaccaaaggagtcgtgaaccaatggatat gaagtggtggaaaaacttccttctgatcctacccctggtggtcggtatcacttgcgaaatagacattaaaagtggggccttgatacaaaatcatggaaaaggtgaactgttaacagattttgctgtagtaaaaattaatgtcaattcaatattagaaagggaagaacatttgaaccagttagataaagaactacggaagtgcatactaacccatagtgattctgcctttgtagaagtattaagaaatttacagggtaaaattgaagacattgtcaggcctcaaagaaacaagagatctttattaccttttgtaggtagtgcatttagtgctttgtttggagtggctacagaaaacgatgtaagaggtttgactgatcgtgtagaactaatcgagaaatgggctaatcagaagggtaatcttataagtactctgatagaaaataataataagaatgtagagaacataaaaaagatggtggaatttattaatcaagttaacgtgaatgtttctaataaaatagatgacgtagaacaagtgtttaagttgattcatgaagtagaaatcgagattggtgatcacaaggaatctgtgaacggactaataaatgcacaaaagggaatactcagccctgctatcatttctccaaaaactttgaaagaaattatcgattggtgtatggtacatagccattccaagcctttgctagaagatatattttggtattacaccaTGTCAACTGTGaaggtaacaaaagg